A section of the Pygocentrus nattereri isolate fPygNat1 chromosome 18, fPygNat1.pri, whole genome shotgun sequence genome encodes:
- the LOC108425192 gene encoding cAMP-specific 3',5'-cyclic phosphodiesterase 4D-like isoform X9: MSIVMKPRSRSTSSLRNTEGICFDVDNGTSSGRSPLDPMTSPGSGLILQANFVHSQRRESFLYRSDSDYDLSPKSMSRNSSIASDIHGDDLIVTPFAQVLASLRTVRNNFAALTNLQQDRTSNKRSPMCNQPPLTKASFTEEAYQKLATETLEELDWCLDQLETLQTRHSVSEMASNKFKRMLNRELTHLSEMSRSGNQVSEFISNTFLDKQHDVEMPSPHTQKEKEKKKKPMSQISGVKKLMHSTSLTNSNIPRFGVKTDTEESLAKELEDINKWGLNVFKVTEFSGNRPLTVMMYTIFQERDLLKTFKIPLDTFITYLMTLEDHYHGDVAYHNNIHAADVTQSTHVLLSTPALEAVFTDLEILAAIFASAIHDVDHPGVSNQFLINTNSELALMYNDSSVLENHHLAVGFKLLQEENCDIFQNLTKKQRQSLRKMVIDIVLATDMSKHMNLLADLKTMVETKKVTSSGVLLLDNYSDRIQVLQNMVHCADLSNPTKPLQLYRQWTDRIMEEFFSQGDRERERGMEISPMCDKHNASVEKSQVGFIDYIVHPLWETWADLVHPDAQDILDTLEDNREWYQSTIPQSPSPAPEQAEEGGRPGGGAEKFQFELTLEEDGESDTEKDSGSQAEEEDEEEEEEDNSCSDTKTLCTQDSESTEIPLDEQPEGEEGEEDERAGEEASTEPSMAEEEEEEEEEEEEEEEQPAGT, translated from the exons CTTCGACGTGGACAATGGCACGTCGTCAGGAAGGAGCCCCCTGGACCCCATGACCAGCCCGGGCTCAGGCCTCATCCTCCAGGCCAACTTCGTCCACAGCCAGAGGAGGGAATCCTTCCTCTACCGCTCCGACAGTGACTATGATCTGTCGCCCAAATCCATGTCCCGCAACTCCTCCATCGCCAGTGACAT TCATGGGGACGACCTGATTGTCACGCCGTTTGCCCAG gTACTGGCCAGTTTGAGAACAGTAAGAAACAACTTTGCAGCATTAACCAACTTACAGCAAGACAGAACCTCAAATAA ACGGTCCCCAATGTGTAACCAACCACCTCTCACAAAAGCCTCCTTCACAG AGGAGGCCTACCAGAAGCTGGCCACTGAGACACTGGAGGAGCTGGACTGGTGCCTGGACCAGCTGGAGACCCTACAGACCAGGCACTCCGTCAGCGAGATGGCCTCCAACAAG TTCAAGAGGATGCTGAACCGGGAGCTGACCCACCTGTCTGAGATGAGTCGCTCCGGGAACCAAGTCTCCGAGTTCATTTCCAACACCTTCTTAG ACAAACAGCATGACGTGGAGATGCCTTCCCCTCAcacccagaaggagaaggagaagaagaaaaagcccATGTCTCAAATAAGTGGAGTGAAGAAGTTAATGCACAGTACCAGCCTCACCAATTCTAACATCCCTCGCTTTGGGGTCAAGACGGATACAGAGGAGTCCTTAGCCAAG GAACTGGAAGACATAAACAAATGGGGCCTTAACGTTTTCAAAGTCACAGAGTTTTCGGGGAACAGGCCTTTAACAGTTATGATGTACACAATATTTCAG GAAAGAGACTTGCTCAAGACGTTTAAAATTCCATTagacacttttataacctaCCTGATGACCTTAGAAGACCATTACCATGGAGATGTGGCGTATCATAACAACATTCATGCTGCTGATGTCACCCAATCCACACATGTGCTGCTCTCCACGCCTGCTTTAGAG GCCGTTTTCACAGACCTCGAAATTCTCGCTGCCATTTTTGCTAGTGCAATTCACGACGTCGACCACCCGGGGGTCTCCAACCAGTTCCTCATTAACACCA acTCAGAGTTGGCTCTCATGTACAATGACTCATCGGTGCTGGAGAACCATCACCTGGCAGTGGGCTTCAAGCTGCTCCAGGAAGAGAACTGTGACATCTTCCAGAACCTGACCAAAAAACAGAGACAATCCCTACGGAAGATGGTTATCGACATC GTATTAGCCACTGATATGTCTAAACACATGAACCTATTGGCTGACCTGAAAACAATGGTTGAGACAAAGAAAGTGACCAGTTCTGGAGTCCTGCTCTTGGATAACTATTCAGACAGGATACAA GTGCTACAGAACATGGTCCACTGTGCGGACCTCAGTAACCCAACGAAGCCCCTGCAGCTCTATCGCCAGTGGACGGACCGCATCATGGAGGAGTTCTTCAGCCAGGgcgacagagagagggagcgggGAATGGAGATCAGCCCCATGTGTGACAAGCACAATGCCTCAGTGGAGAAGTCCCAG GTGGGGTTCATAGACTACATCGTACACCCTCTGTGGGAGACATGGGCAGACCTGGTCCACCCAGACGCCCAGGACATCCTGGACACCTTGGAGGATAACAGGGAGTGGTACCAGAGCACCATCCCTCAGAGCCCGTCCCCTGCCCCGGAGCAGGCTGAGGAGGGTGGGCGACCTGGCGGCGGAGCAGAGAAATTCCAGTTCGAGCTCACACTGGAGGAGGACGGAGAGTCGGACACTGAGAAGGACAGCGGCAGTCAAGccgaggaggaggacgaggaggaggaggaagaggacaaCAGCTGCAGTGACACTAAAACCCTCTGCACGCAGGACTCCGAGTCCACAGAGATACCGCTGGACGAGCAGCCCgagggagaggagggggaggaggatgAGCGCGCCGGAGAGGAAGCTTCAACCGAACCCAGCATGgctgaggaggaagaagaagaggaggaggaggaggaggaggaagaagagcagCCTGCCGGAacgtag
- the LOC108425192 gene encoding cAMP-specific 3',5'-cyclic phosphodiesterase 4D-like isoform X12 has protein sequence MPEANYLRSVSWGYIKFKRMLNRELTHLSEMSRSGNQVSEFISNTFLDKQHDVEMPSPHTQKEKEKKKKPMSQISGVKKLMHSTSLTNSNIPRFGVKTDTEESLAKELEDINKWGLNVFKVTEFSGNRPLTVMMYTIFQERDLLKTFKIPLDTFITYLMTLEDHYHGDVAYHNNIHAADVTQSTHVLLSTPALEAVFTDLEILAAIFASAIHDVDHPGVSNQFLINTNSELALMYNDSSVLENHHLAVGFKLLQEENCDIFQNLTKKQRQSLRKMVIDIVLATDMSKHMNLLADLKTMVETKKVTSSGVLLLDNYSDRIQVLQNMVHCADLSNPTKPLQLYRQWTDRIMEEFFSQGDRERERGMEISPMCDKHNASVEKSQVGFIDYIVHPLWETWADLVHPDAQDILDTLEDNREWYQSTIPQSPSPAPEQAEEGGRPGGGAEKFQFELTLEEDGESDTEKDSGSQAEEEDEEEEEEDNSCSDTKTLCTQDSESTEIPLDEQPEGEEGEEDERAGEEASTEPSMAEEEEEEEEEEEEEEEQPAGT, from the exons ATGCCTGAAGCTAATTATTTACGTTCGGTCTCTTGGGGATATATAAAG TTCAAGAGGATGCTGAACCGGGAGCTGACCCACCTGTCTGAGATGAGTCGCTCCGGGAACCAAGTCTCCGAGTTCATTTCCAACACCTTCTTAG ACAAACAGCATGACGTGGAGATGCCTTCCCCTCAcacccagaaggagaaggagaagaagaaaaagcccATGTCTCAAATAAGTGGAGTGAAGAAGTTAATGCACAGTACCAGCCTCACCAATTCTAACATCCCTCGCTTTGGGGTCAAGACGGATACAGAGGAGTCCTTAGCCAAG GAACTGGAAGACATAAACAAATGGGGCCTTAACGTTTTCAAAGTCACAGAGTTTTCGGGGAACAGGCCTTTAACAGTTATGATGTACACAATATTTCAG GAAAGAGACTTGCTCAAGACGTTTAAAATTCCATTagacacttttataacctaCCTGATGACCTTAGAAGACCATTACCATGGAGATGTGGCGTATCATAACAACATTCATGCTGCTGATGTCACCCAATCCACACATGTGCTGCTCTCCACGCCTGCTTTAGAG GCCGTTTTCACAGACCTCGAAATTCTCGCTGCCATTTTTGCTAGTGCAATTCACGACGTCGACCACCCGGGGGTCTCCAACCAGTTCCTCATTAACACCA acTCAGAGTTGGCTCTCATGTACAATGACTCATCGGTGCTGGAGAACCATCACCTGGCAGTGGGCTTCAAGCTGCTCCAGGAAGAGAACTGTGACATCTTCCAGAACCTGACCAAAAAACAGAGACAATCCCTACGGAAGATGGTTATCGACATC GTATTAGCCACTGATATGTCTAAACACATGAACCTATTGGCTGACCTGAAAACAATGGTTGAGACAAAGAAAGTGACCAGTTCTGGAGTCCTGCTCTTGGATAACTATTCAGACAGGATACAA GTGCTACAGAACATGGTCCACTGTGCGGACCTCAGTAACCCAACGAAGCCCCTGCAGCTCTATCGCCAGTGGACGGACCGCATCATGGAGGAGTTCTTCAGCCAGGgcgacagagagagggagcgggGAATGGAGATCAGCCCCATGTGTGACAAGCACAATGCCTCAGTGGAGAAGTCCCAG GTGGGGTTCATAGACTACATCGTACACCCTCTGTGGGAGACATGGGCAGACCTGGTCCACCCAGACGCCCAGGACATCCTGGACACCTTGGAGGATAACAGGGAGTGGTACCAGAGCACCATCCCTCAGAGCCCGTCCCCTGCCCCGGAGCAGGCTGAGGAGGGTGGGCGACCTGGCGGCGGAGCAGAGAAATTCCAGTTCGAGCTCACACTGGAGGAGGACGGAGAGTCGGACACTGAGAAGGACAGCGGCAGTCAAGccgaggaggaggacgaggaggaggaggaagaggacaaCAGCTGCAGTGACACTAAAACCCTCTGCACGCAGGACTCCGAGTCCACAGAGATACCGCTGGACGAGCAGCCCgagggagaggagggggaggaggatgAGCGCGCCGGAGAGGAAGCTTCAACCGAACCCAGCATGgctgaggaggaagaagaagaggaggaggaggaggaggaggaagaagagcagCCTGCCGGAacgtag
- the LOC108425192 gene encoding cAMP-specific 3',5'-cyclic phosphodiesterase 4D-like isoform X6: MDRTYAVDTGHRPGLKKSRMSWPSSFQGFRRFDVDNGTSSGRSPLDPMTSPGSGLILQANFVHSQRRESFLYRSDSDYDLSPKSMSRNSSIASDMNNHLQRPGLVSRRSEPVISGNHGDDLIVTPFAQVLASLRTVRNNFAALTNLQQDRTSNKRSPMCNQPPLTKASFTEEAYQKLATETLEELDWCLDQLETLQTRHSVSEMASNKFKRMLNRELTHLSEMSRSGNQVSEFISNTFLDKQHDVEMPSPHTQKEKEKKKKPMSQISGVKKLMHSTSLTNSNIPRFGVKTDTEESLAKELEDINKWGLNVFKVTEFSGNRPLTVMMYTIFQERDLLKTFKIPLDTFITYLMTLEDHYHGDVAYHNNIHAADVTQSTHVLLSTPALEAVFTDLEILAAIFASAIHDVDHPGVSNQFLINTNSELALMYNDSSVLENHHLAVGFKLLQEENCDIFQNLTKKQRQSLRKMVIDIVLATDMSKHMNLLADLKTMVETKKVTSSGVLLLDNYSDRIQVLQNMVHCADLSNPTKPLQLYRQWTDRIMEEFFSQGDRERERGMEISPMCDKHNASVEKSQVGFIDYIVHPLWETWADLVHPDAQDILDTLEDNREWYQSTIPQSPSPAPEQAEEGGRPGGGAEKFQFELTLEEDGESDTEKDSGSQAEEEDEEEEEEDNSCSDTKTLCTQDSESTEIPLDEQPEGEEGEEDERAGEEASTEPSMAEEEEEEEEEEEEEEEQPAGT; the protein is encoded by the exons CTTCGACGTGGACAATGGCACGTCGTCAGGAAGGAGCCCCCTGGACCCCATGACCAGCCCGGGCTCAGGCCTCATCCTCCAGGCCAACTTCGTCCACAGCCAGAGGAGGGAATCCTTCCTCTACCGCTCCGACAGTGACTATGATCTGTCGCCCAAATCCATGTCCCGCAACTCCTCCATCGCCAGTGACAT GAATAACCACCTGCAGAGGCCAGGCCTGGTCTCTCGGCGCTCTGAGCCTGTTATTAGTGGAAA TCATGGGGACGACCTGATTGTCACGCCGTTTGCCCAG gTACTGGCCAGTTTGAGAACAGTAAGAAACAACTTTGCAGCATTAACCAACTTACAGCAAGACAGAACCTCAAATAA ACGGTCCCCAATGTGTAACCAACCACCTCTCACAAAAGCCTCCTTCACAG AGGAGGCCTACCAGAAGCTGGCCACTGAGACACTGGAGGAGCTGGACTGGTGCCTGGACCAGCTGGAGACCCTACAGACCAGGCACTCCGTCAGCGAGATGGCCTCCAACAAG TTCAAGAGGATGCTGAACCGGGAGCTGACCCACCTGTCTGAGATGAGTCGCTCCGGGAACCAAGTCTCCGAGTTCATTTCCAACACCTTCTTAG ACAAACAGCATGACGTGGAGATGCCTTCCCCTCAcacccagaaggagaaggagaagaagaaaaagcccATGTCTCAAATAAGTGGAGTGAAGAAGTTAATGCACAGTACCAGCCTCACCAATTCTAACATCCCTCGCTTTGGGGTCAAGACGGATACAGAGGAGTCCTTAGCCAAG GAACTGGAAGACATAAACAAATGGGGCCTTAACGTTTTCAAAGTCACAGAGTTTTCGGGGAACAGGCCTTTAACAGTTATGATGTACACAATATTTCAG GAAAGAGACTTGCTCAAGACGTTTAAAATTCCATTagacacttttataacctaCCTGATGACCTTAGAAGACCATTACCATGGAGATGTGGCGTATCATAACAACATTCATGCTGCTGATGTCACCCAATCCACACATGTGCTGCTCTCCACGCCTGCTTTAGAG GCCGTTTTCACAGACCTCGAAATTCTCGCTGCCATTTTTGCTAGTGCAATTCACGACGTCGACCACCCGGGGGTCTCCAACCAGTTCCTCATTAACACCA acTCAGAGTTGGCTCTCATGTACAATGACTCATCGGTGCTGGAGAACCATCACCTGGCAGTGGGCTTCAAGCTGCTCCAGGAAGAGAACTGTGACATCTTCCAGAACCTGACCAAAAAACAGAGACAATCCCTACGGAAGATGGTTATCGACATC GTATTAGCCACTGATATGTCTAAACACATGAACCTATTGGCTGACCTGAAAACAATGGTTGAGACAAAGAAAGTGACCAGTTCTGGAGTCCTGCTCTTGGATAACTATTCAGACAGGATACAA GTGCTACAGAACATGGTCCACTGTGCGGACCTCAGTAACCCAACGAAGCCCCTGCAGCTCTATCGCCAGTGGACGGACCGCATCATGGAGGAGTTCTTCAGCCAGGgcgacagagagagggagcgggGAATGGAGATCAGCCCCATGTGTGACAAGCACAATGCCTCAGTGGAGAAGTCCCAG GTGGGGTTCATAGACTACATCGTACACCCTCTGTGGGAGACATGGGCAGACCTGGTCCACCCAGACGCCCAGGACATCCTGGACACCTTGGAGGATAACAGGGAGTGGTACCAGAGCACCATCCCTCAGAGCCCGTCCCCTGCCCCGGAGCAGGCTGAGGAGGGTGGGCGACCTGGCGGCGGAGCAGAGAAATTCCAGTTCGAGCTCACACTGGAGGAGGACGGAGAGTCGGACACTGAGAAGGACAGCGGCAGTCAAGccgaggaggaggacgaggaggaggaggaagaggacaaCAGCTGCAGTGACACTAAAACCCTCTGCACGCAGGACTCCGAGTCCACAGAGATACCGCTGGACGAGCAGCCCgagggagaggagggggaggaggatgAGCGCGCCGGAGAGGAAGCTTCAACCGAACCCAGCATGgctgaggaggaagaagaagaggaggaggaggaggaggaggaagaagagcagCCTGCCGGAacgtag
- the LOC108425192 gene encoding cAMP-specific 3',5'-cyclic phosphodiesterase 4D-like isoform X10: MRIISRFFSEPSDLRRGHGDDLIVTPFAQVLASLRTVRNNFAALTNLQQDRTSNKRSPMCNQPPLTKASFTEEAYQKLATETLEELDWCLDQLETLQTRHSVSEMASNKFKRMLNRELTHLSEMSRSGNQVSEFISNTFLDKQHDVEMPSPHTQKEKEKKKKPMSQISGVKKLMHSTSLTNSNIPRFGVKTDTEESLAKELEDINKWGLNVFKVTEFSGNRPLTVMMYTIFQERDLLKTFKIPLDTFITYLMTLEDHYHGDVAYHNNIHAADVTQSTHVLLSTPALEAVFTDLEILAAIFASAIHDVDHPGVSNQFLINTNSELALMYNDSSVLENHHLAVGFKLLQEENCDIFQNLTKKQRQSLRKMVIDIVLATDMSKHMNLLADLKTMVETKKVTSSGVLLLDNYSDRIQVLQNMVHCADLSNPTKPLQLYRQWTDRIMEEFFSQGDRERERGMEISPMCDKHNASVEKSQVGFIDYIVHPLWETWADLVHPDAQDILDTLEDNREWYQSTIPQSPSPAPEQAEEGGRPGGGAEKFQFELTLEEDGESDTEKDSGSQAEEEDEEEEEEDNSCSDTKTLCTQDSESTEIPLDEQPEGEEGEEDERAGEEASTEPSMAEEEEEEEEEEEEEEEQPAGT, translated from the exons ATGCGCATCATAAGCCGTTTCTTCAGTGAGCCCAGTGACCTACGGAGAGG TCATGGGGACGACCTGATTGTCACGCCGTTTGCCCAG gTACTGGCCAGTTTGAGAACAGTAAGAAACAACTTTGCAGCATTAACCAACTTACAGCAAGACAGAACCTCAAATAA ACGGTCCCCAATGTGTAACCAACCACCTCTCACAAAAGCCTCCTTCACAG AGGAGGCCTACCAGAAGCTGGCCACTGAGACACTGGAGGAGCTGGACTGGTGCCTGGACCAGCTGGAGACCCTACAGACCAGGCACTCCGTCAGCGAGATGGCCTCCAACAAG TTCAAGAGGATGCTGAACCGGGAGCTGACCCACCTGTCTGAGATGAGTCGCTCCGGGAACCAAGTCTCCGAGTTCATTTCCAACACCTTCTTAG ACAAACAGCATGACGTGGAGATGCCTTCCCCTCAcacccagaaggagaaggagaagaagaaaaagcccATGTCTCAAATAAGTGGAGTGAAGAAGTTAATGCACAGTACCAGCCTCACCAATTCTAACATCCCTCGCTTTGGGGTCAAGACGGATACAGAGGAGTCCTTAGCCAAG GAACTGGAAGACATAAACAAATGGGGCCTTAACGTTTTCAAAGTCACAGAGTTTTCGGGGAACAGGCCTTTAACAGTTATGATGTACACAATATTTCAG GAAAGAGACTTGCTCAAGACGTTTAAAATTCCATTagacacttttataacctaCCTGATGACCTTAGAAGACCATTACCATGGAGATGTGGCGTATCATAACAACATTCATGCTGCTGATGTCACCCAATCCACACATGTGCTGCTCTCCACGCCTGCTTTAGAG GCCGTTTTCACAGACCTCGAAATTCTCGCTGCCATTTTTGCTAGTGCAATTCACGACGTCGACCACCCGGGGGTCTCCAACCAGTTCCTCATTAACACCA acTCAGAGTTGGCTCTCATGTACAATGACTCATCGGTGCTGGAGAACCATCACCTGGCAGTGGGCTTCAAGCTGCTCCAGGAAGAGAACTGTGACATCTTCCAGAACCTGACCAAAAAACAGAGACAATCCCTACGGAAGATGGTTATCGACATC GTATTAGCCACTGATATGTCTAAACACATGAACCTATTGGCTGACCTGAAAACAATGGTTGAGACAAAGAAAGTGACCAGTTCTGGAGTCCTGCTCTTGGATAACTATTCAGACAGGATACAA GTGCTACAGAACATGGTCCACTGTGCGGACCTCAGTAACCCAACGAAGCCCCTGCAGCTCTATCGCCAGTGGACGGACCGCATCATGGAGGAGTTCTTCAGCCAGGgcgacagagagagggagcgggGAATGGAGATCAGCCCCATGTGTGACAAGCACAATGCCTCAGTGGAGAAGTCCCAG GTGGGGTTCATAGACTACATCGTACACCCTCTGTGGGAGACATGGGCAGACCTGGTCCACCCAGACGCCCAGGACATCCTGGACACCTTGGAGGATAACAGGGAGTGGTACCAGAGCACCATCCCTCAGAGCCCGTCCCCTGCCCCGGAGCAGGCTGAGGAGGGTGGGCGACCTGGCGGCGGAGCAGAGAAATTCCAGTTCGAGCTCACACTGGAGGAGGACGGAGAGTCGGACACTGAGAAGGACAGCGGCAGTCAAGccgaggaggaggacgaggaggaggaggaagaggacaaCAGCTGCAGTGACACTAAAACCCTCTGCACGCAGGACTCCGAGTCCACAGAGATACCGCTGGACGAGCAGCCCgagggagaggagggggaggaggatgAGCGCGCCGGAGAGGAAGCTTCAACCGAACCCAGCATGgctgaggaggaagaagaagaggaggaggaggaggaggaggaagaagagcagCCTGCCGGAacgtag
- the LOC108425192 gene encoding cAMP-specific 3',5'-cyclic phosphodiesterase 4D-like isoform X5, which translates to MDWHRDSTGNFIAPGHVVSKGMKRKRLLRSYSFDVDNGTSSGRSPLDPMTSPGSGLILQANFVHSQRRESFLYRSDSDYDLSPKSMSRNSSIASDMNNHLQRPGLVSRRSEPVISGNHGDDLIVTPFAQVLASLRTVRNNFAALTNLQQDRTSNKRSPMCNQPPLTKASFTEEAYQKLATETLEELDWCLDQLETLQTRHSVSEMASNKFKRMLNRELTHLSEMSRSGNQVSEFISNTFLDKQHDVEMPSPHTQKEKEKKKKPMSQISGVKKLMHSTSLTNSNIPRFGVKTDTEESLAKELEDINKWGLNVFKVTEFSGNRPLTVMMYTIFQERDLLKTFKIPLDTFITYLMTLEDHYHGDVAYHNNIHAADVTQSTHVLLSTPALEAVFTDLEILAAIFASAIHDVDHPGVSNQFLINTNSELALMYNDSSVLENHHLAVGFKLLQEENCDIFQNLTKKQRQSLRKMVIDIVLATDMSKHMNLLADLKTMVETKKVTSSGVLLLDNYSDRIQVLQNMVHCADLSNPTKPLQLYRQWTDRIMEEFFSQGDRERERGMEISPMCDKHNASVEKSQVGFIDYIVHPLWETWADLVHPDAQDILDTLEDNREWYQSTIPQSPSPAPEQAEEGGRPGGGAEKFQFELTLEEDGESDTEKDSGSQAEEEDEEEEEEDNSCSDTKTLCTQDSESTEIPLDEQPEGEEGEEDERAGEEASTEPSMAEEEEEEEEEEEEEEEQPAGT; encoded by the exons CTTCGACGTGGACAATGGCACGTCGTCAGGAAGGAGCCCCCTGGACCCCATGACCAGCCCGGGCTCAGGCCTCATCCTCCAGGCCAACTTCGTCCACAGCCAGAGGAGGGAATCCTTCCTCTACCGCTCCGACAGTGACTATGATCTGTCGCCCAAATCCATGTCCCGCAACTCCTCCATCGCCAGTGACAT GAATAACCACCTGCAGAGGCCAGGCCTGGTCTCTCGGCGCTCTGAGCCTGTTATTAGTGGAAA TCATGGGGACGACCTGATTGTCACGCCGTTTGCCCAG gTACTGGCCAGTTTGAGAACAGTAAGAAACAACTTTGCAGCATTAACCAACTTACAGCAAGACAGAACCTCAAATAA ACGGTCCCCAATGTGTAACCAACCACCTCTCACAAAAGCCTCCTTCACAG AGGAGGCCTACCAGAAGCTGGCCACTGAGACACTGGAGGAGCTGGACTGGTGCCTGGACCAGCTGGAGACCCTACAGACCAGGCACTCCGTCAGCGAGATGGCCTCCAACAAG TTCAAGAGGATGCTGAACCGGGAGCTGACCCACCTGTCTGAGATGAGTCGCTCCGGGAACCAAGTCTCCGAGTTCATTTCCAACACCTTCTTAG ACAAACAGCATGACGTGGAGATGCCTTCCCCTCAcacccagaaggagaaggagaagaagaaaaagcccATGTCTCAAATAAGTGGAGTGAAGAAGTTAATGCACAGTACCAGCCTCACCAATTCTAACATCCCTCGCTTTGGGGTCAAGACGGATACAGAGGAGTCCTTAGCCAAG GAACTGGAAGACATAAACAAATGGGGCCTTAACGTTTTCAAAGTCACAGAGTTTTCGGGGAACAGGCCTTTAACAGTTATGATGTACACAATATTTCAG GAAAGAGACTTGCTCAAGACGTTTAAAATTCCATTagacacttttataacctaCCTGATGACCTTAGAAGACCATTACCATGGAGATGTGGCGTATCATAACAACATTCATGCTGCTGATGTCACCCAATCCACACATGTGCTGCTCTCCACGCCTGCTTTAGAG GCCGTTTTCACAGACCTCGAAATTCTCGCTGCCATTTTTGCTAGTGCAATTCACGACGTCGACCACCCGGGGGTCTCCAACCAGTTCCTCATTAACACCA acTCAGAGTTGGCTCTCATGTACAATGACTCATCGGTGCTGGAGAACCATCACCTGGCAGTGGGCTTCAAGCTGCTCCAGGAAGAGAACTGTGACATCTTCCAGAACCTGACCAAAAAACAGAGACAATCCCTACGGAAGATGGTTATCGACATC GTATTAGCCACTGATATGTCTAAACACATGAACCTATTGGCTGACCTGAAAACAATGGTTGAGACAAAGAAAGTGACCAGTTCTGGAGTCCTGCTCTTGGATAACTATTCAGACAGGATACAA GTGCTACAGAACATGGTCCACTGTGCGGACCTCAGTAACCCAACGAAGCCCCTGCAGCTCTATCGCCAGTGGACGGACCGCATCATGGAGGAGTTCTTCAGCCAGGgcgacagagagagggagcgggGAATGGAGATCAGCCCCATGTGTGACAAGCACAATGCCTCAGTGGAGAAGTCCCAG GTGGGGTTCATAGACTACATCGTACACCCTCTGTGGGAGACATGGGCAGACCTGGTCCACCCAGACGCCCAGGACATCCTGGACACCTTGGAGGATAACAGGGAGTGGTACCAGAGCACCATCCCTCAGAGCCCGTCCCCTGCCCCGGAGCAGGCTGAGGAGGGTGGGCGACCTGGCGGCGGAGCAGAGAAATTCCAGTTCGAGCTCACACTGGAGGAGGACGGAGAGTCGGACACTGAGAAGGACAGCGGCAGTCAAGccgaggaggaggacgaggaggaggaggaagaggacaaCAGCTGCAGTGACACTAAAACCCTCTGCACGCAGGACTCCGAGTCCACAGAGATACCGCTGGACGAGCAGCCCgagggagaggagggggaggaggatgAGCGCGCCGGAGAGGAAGCTTCAACCGAACCCAGCATGgctgaggaggaagaagaagaggaggaggaggaggaggaggaagaagagcagCCTGCCGGAacgtag